From a single Stackebrandtia endophytica genomic region:
- a CDS encoding pirin family protein, with the protein MPAVTVSDILVLPRIAPPAPDAAARPVDQITDSQRTLEGAGFPVRRPFPTPRASQVDPFLLLDHMVAAYEPQEAKGAPWHPHRGFETVTYLMDGTFVHHDSNGGGGVINDGDTQWMTAGSGILHDELPSEELVMKGGYFSGIQLWVNLPKAAKWAKPRYQDIKGPNLTLLSSSDGGSLVRLIAGDLGEHSGPGITHTPITLAHASLSPGAQLTLPWNPGYSAMAFAIEGDGAAGLERRPMKESQLATFGPGGSVTISAADKQHGRTGQFEVLLLGGLPLNEPVARYGPFVMNTRAEIVQAVEDFQAGRMGTIPATHLGGE; encoded by the coding sequence ATGCCAGCCGTGACCGTGTCCGACATCCTGGTGCTGCCGCGCATCGCGCCGCCAGCCCCCGATGCCGCCGCCCGACCGGTAGACCAGATCACCGACTCTCAACGCACCCTGGAAGGCGCCGGATTCCCGGTGCGCCGCCCGTTCCCGACGCCTCGTGCCAGCCAGGTCGATCCGTTCCTGCTGCTGGACCACATGGTCGCCGCCTACGAACCCCAGGAGGCCAAGGGAGCCCCGTGGCACCCGCACCGGGGATTCGAAACCGTCACCTACCTGATGGACGGCACCTTCGTCCACCACGACTCCAACGGTGGCGGCGGCGTCATCAACGACGGCGACACCCAGTGGATGACGGCCGGGTCCGGGATCCTGCACGACGAACTGCCCAGCGAAGAACTCGTGATGAAGGGCGGCTACTTCAGCGGAATCCAGCTGTGGGTGAACCTGCCCAAGGCCGCCAAGTGGGCCAAGCCCCGCTACCAGGACATCAAGGGCCCCAACCTGACACTGCTGTCCTCGTCGGATGGTGGCTCCCTGGTGCGGTTGATCGCCGGAGACCTCGGTGAACACAGCGGGCCGGGCATCACCCACACGCCGATCACCCTGGCGCACGCGTCACTGTCGCCCGGCGCTCAGCTGACGTTGCCGTGGAACCCCGGCTACTCGGCGATGGCGTTCGCCATCGAGGGAGACGGCGCCGCAGGGCTCGAACGCCGCCCGATGAAGGAAAGCCAACTGGCCACCTTCGGACCCGGTGGCTCGGTCACGATCAGCGCCGCCGACAAACAGCACGGCCGCACCGGACAGTTCGAGGTACTACTGCTGGGCGGGCTGCCGCTCAACGAGCCGGTCGCCCGGTACGGACCGTTCGTCATGAACACCCGAGCCGAGATCGTCCAAGCGGTCGAGGACTTCCAGGCCGGTCGGATGGGAACCATCCCCGCCACCCACCTGGGCGGCGAGTAG
- a CDS encoding GNAT family N-acetyltransferase, with protein sequence MTSWPEHLEIRALTAADADVIAEWRYDGAWRIYDPGVLSTDDGYLAVAGRDGGPLVGYCCGGAEARVPGLAEDPAHLDVGVGMDPRWVGRGHGSTFGATVLTFLRKQADGRGLRAVVQTWNHRSLRLTARLGFTPSGTHTCIQDGRPVEYTVVTLA encoded by the coding sequence GTGACCAGCTGGCCCGAACACCTTGAGATTCGCGCACTCACCGCCGCCGACGCCGACGTGATCGCCGAATGGCGGTACGACGGTGCCTGGCGCATCTACGATCCCGGTGTCCTATCCACCGACGACGGCTACCTCGCCGTCGCCGGGCGCGACGGCGGCCCACTGGTGGGCTACTGCTGCGGCGGCGCCGAGGCACGGGTGCCCGGGCTGGCCGAGGACCCGGCCCATCTCGACGTGGGCGTGGGCATGGACCCGCGCTGGGTCGGACGGGGGCACGGCTCGACGTTCGGCGCCACGGTCCTGACCTTCCTCCGGAAACAGGCGGACGGGCGCGGCCTGCGAGCAGTCGTACAGACCTGGAATCACCGTAGTCTGCGGTTGACGGCGCGGCTGGGCTTCACCCCCTCCGGGACACACACCTGCATCCAGGATGGACGCCCGGTCGAGTACACGGTCGTGACACTGGCCTGA
- a CDS encoding LysE family translocator produces MIDGVAILGMALVSLGMVLTPGPNMIYLVSRTISQGRRAGLISLVGVATGLVVYLAATAAGLTAVFAAVPMAYTVLKVAGAAYLLYLAWQAFRPGGRSPFSPEPVAAADPLRLYGMGLLTALLNPKIAILYVSLLPQFIDPSGNVVVQSLALGGVQIVVAMAGNAAIAMSAGGLAGFLRRRPVWMRVQRWFMGTVLAGFAVRMVVDPTRV; encoded by the coding sequence GTGATCGACGGTGTCGCGATTTTGGGTATGGCGTTGGTGTCGTTGGGCATGGTGCTGACTCCCGGACCGAACATGATCTACCTGGTGTCGCGGACCATCAGTCAGGGCCGACGGGCGGGGTTGATCTCGTTGGTGGGGGTGGCGACCGGCCTGGTGGTCTACTTGGCGGCCACCGCGGCCGGTTTGACGGCGGTGTTCGCGGCGGTTCCGATGGCGTACACGGTGTTGAAGGTCGCCGGTGCCGCGTACCTGCTGTACCTGGCGTGGCAGGCGTTTCGGCCCGGTGGCAGGTCCCCGTTCTCGCCGGAACCGGTGGCGGCCGCAGATCCGTTGCGGCTGTATGGGATGGGACTGCTGACCGCGTTGTTGAACCCGAAGATCGCGATCCTGTACGTGTCGCTGTTGCCGCAGTTCATCGATCCGTCGGGCAACGTGGTGGTGCAGTCGTTGGCGTTGGGCGGTGTTCAGATCGTCGTGGCGATGGCGGGCAATGCCGCGATCGCTATGAGTGCGGGTGGTCTCGCCGGGTTCCTGCGACGGCGTCCGGTGTGGATGCGGGTACAGCGCTGGTTCATGGGTACGGTGCTGGCCGGTTTCGCGGTTCGGATGGTGGTCGACCCGACTCGGGTGTGA
- the polX gene encoding DNA polymerase/3'-5' exonuclease PolX — protein sequence MPRANDEAAAALDEYAELFALTGGDAFRVRSYQKAAKAIRGYARDISTAPVRDVPGVGQAIATKVTEFMERGSFRQLDELRQQVPDGVRRLTRIPGLGPKTAVMLFEEYGVDSPPALAEAIRSGRLDRAKGLGEKTRTNLLKGIDELAEVQGQVHIGIAMGVAEEVIDSLREHVERIDYAGSLRRMKDHIGDVDILAVADPSVMAVFRDQHYVAEVLVSGEKKTSVRTVEGLQLDLRLVPAESWGAAMQYFTGSKEHNVELREMAVKKGWKLSEYGLFSGDTVLAAADEAEIYSRLGLQYVPPPLREGSGEVAAARREELPTVIEREDLRGDLHSHTDLTDGVASLSDMVARAAELGYSYFAVTDHAPDLVMQRMTLEKARAQRDQLRELQADHPKLRLLHGTELNIDADGGVDWPAEILDEFDVCVASVHSHFNQDRDAMTRRFIAACENPNVNIIGHPTTRKIGKRGPVDADWEAVFQAAARTGTAMEIDSYPDRSDLPVDLVRLARHHGVRFSIDSDAHAVPHLDFQRFGVGLAQRAWLTTDDVINTWPWQRLKKFLAKGG from the coding sequence ATGCCACGCGCCAACGATGAGGCCGCCGCCGCCTTGGACGAGTACGCCGAATTGTTCGCCTTGACCGGCGGGGACGCGTTTCGGGTACGCAGCTATCAGAAGGCCGCCAAGGCGATCCGTGGGTACGCCCGTGACATCTCCACGGCGCCGGTGCGTGACGTCCCGGGAGTGGGGCAGGCCATCGCCACGAAGGTCACCGAATTCATGGAGCGGGGCAGTTTCCGGCAATTGGACGAGCTGCGGCAGCAGGTGCCCGACGGGGTGCGGCGGTTGACTCGAATCCCCGGCCTGGGCCCGAAAACCGCGGTGATGTTGTTCGAGGAGTACGGGGTGGACTCTCCGCCGGCGTTGGCCGAGGCGATCCGTTCCGGCCGACTGGATCGCGCGAAGGGGTTGGGGGAGAAGACTCGTACCAACCTGTTGAAGGGCATCGACGAGCTCGCCGAGGTTCAGGGGCAGGTCCACATAGGTATTGCGATGGGGGTCGCCGAGGAGGTGATCGATTCGCTGCGGGAGCACGTCGAGCGGATCGACTACGCCGGTTCGTTGCGGCGGATGAAGGACCACATCGGCGATGTCGACATCCTCGCGGTCGCCGATCCGTCGGTGATGGCGGTGTTCCGGGATCAGCATTACGTCGCCGAGGTGCTCGTCTCCGGTGAGAAGAAGACCTCGGTGCGCACCGTCGAGGGGCTTCAGCTGGACCTGCGGCTGGTCCCGGCGGAGTCGTGGGGTGCGGCGATGCAGTACTTCACGGGCTCCAAAGAGCACAATGTGGAGCTTCGCGAGATGGCGGTGAAGAAGGGGTGGAAGCTGTCGGAGTACGGCCTCTTCAGCGGTGACACCGTATTGGCGGCCGCCGACGAGGCCGAGATCTATTCGCGGTTGGGCCTGCAATACGTGCCGCCGCCGTTGCGTGAGGGCAGCGGCGAGGTGGCGGCGGCGCGGCGTGAGGAGCTGCCGACGGTGATCGAGCGTGAGGACCTGCGTGGCGATCTCCACTCCCACACCGACTTGACCGACGGCGTCGCGTCACTGTCCGATATGGTCGCTCGGGCCGCCGAGTTGGGATACTCCTACTTCGCGGTCACCGATCACGCTCCCGACCTGGTCATGCAGCGGATGACCTTGGAGAAGGCGCGCGCGCAGCGTGATCAACTGCGGGAGCTGCAGGCGGATCATCCCAAGCTGCGACTGTTGCACGGGACCGAATTGAACATCGACGCCGACGGTGGTGTCGACTGGCCCGCCGAGATACTCGACGAGTTCGACGTGTGCGTCGCCTCGGTGCACTCACACTTCAACCAGGACCGTGACGCCATGACCCGACGGTTCATCGCCGCGTGTGAGAATCCGAACGTCAACATCATCGGACATCCCACGACGCGGAAGATCGGTAAGCGCGGGCCGGTCGACGCCGACTGGGAGGCGGTGTTCCAGGCCGCGGCCCGCACCGGTACCGCCATGGAGATCGACTCCTATCCGGACCGGTCGGATCTGCCGGTCGACCTGGTTCGGCTGGCACGCCATCACGGCGTGAGATTCTCCATCGACAGTGACGCCCATGCGGTGCCGCATCTGGACTTCCAGCGGTTCGGTGTCGGCTTGGCGCAGCGGGCGTGGTTGACCACCGACGACGTGATCAACACCTGGCCGTGGCAGCGACTGAAGAAATTCCTGGCCAAGGGCGGCTGA
- a CDS encoding bifunctional 3'-5' exonuclease/DNA polymerase yields the protein MKTALTPDAHGGGWLQELHADGSPAAEPRHVGDLAGHLDAAETAEETPRWVLAETRLVYPPLLERGTRLTRTWDATLTEAILLSTEKQAGQPAGLAAAHARMNGLPVPEAPTRHAPEQDTLFDTAPASDPLAELATLVAVHRNQRERLHDAGLGYLIAAESAGGLIAAEMTHHGLPWRRDIHDQLLTNLVGPRPVRGMRPKKLQQLADEISEAFGHRFNPDSPQQVIDAFHQAGHPIESTRAWEISDIDHPAVTPLLRYKELARVHSAHGWTWLRDWVSDGPLGTDHPHARFRPTYVVGGVVTGRWATDGGGALQIPKALRPACHADDGWKLIVADAAQLEPRVLAAMSHDDGMASAAGADDLYAALAPTFDGSRDDAKIALLSAMYGGTAGNASALLAVMKRRFPRAWDYVQTAAHTGETGGLVSTWLGRTCPPPSNNWWNKRTESTRAIRDRGRFTRNFVVQGTAAEWALTMMAYLRGRLRDLGELVFFQHDEIIIHCPGDNAEQIREFIQDAADAATRVLFQDTPVRIPLTGKIVDHYGEAK from the coding sequence ATGAAGACCGCACTCACTCCCGACGCCCACGGGGGCGGGTGGCTGCAAGAACTCCACGCCGACGGCTCACCCGCCGCCGAACCGCGTCACGTCGGCGATCTGGCCGGGCACCTCGACGCCGCCGAGACCGCCGAGGAGACACCCCGCTGGGTCCTCGCCGAGACCCGACTGGTCTACCCGCCGCTGCTGGAACGGGGGACCCGCCTCACCCGCACCTGGGACGCCACACTCACCGAGGCGATCCTCCTGAGCACCGAGAAACAGGCCGGCCAGCCCGCCGGGCTCGCCGCCGCACACGCCCGCATGAACGGCCTTCCGGTGCCTGAGGCCCCGACACGACACGCACCGGAACAGGACACCCTGTTCGACACCGCGCCCGCATCCGATCCGCTGGCCGAACTCGCCACCCTGGTCGCCGTGCATCGGAATCAGCGCGAGCGGCTGCACGACGCCGGACTTGGTTATCTCATCGCCGCCGAATCGGCGGGCGGCCTGATCGCCGCCGAGATGACCCACCACGGCCTCCCCTGGCGCAGAGACATCCACGACCAACTCCTGACCAACCTCGTCGGGCCTCGCCCGGTGCGGGGAATGCGGCCCAAGAAGCTCCAGCAGTTGGCCGACGAGATCTCCGAAGCCTTCGGGCACCGCTTCAACCCGGACTCGCCGCAACAGGTCATTGACGCATTCCACCAAGCCGGACACCCCATCGAATCCACCCGCGCCTGGGAGATCAGCGACATCGACCACCCCGCCGTCACACCGTTGCTGCGATACAAGGAACTGGCTCGCGTCCACTCGGCACACGGTTGGACCTGGCTGCGCGACTGGGTCAGCGACGGGCCACTCGGCACCGACCATCCCCACGCCCGGTTCCGCCCCACCTATGTCGTCGGCGGCGTCGTGACCGGACGTTGGGCCACCGACGGCGGCGGTGCCTTGCAGATCCCCAAAGCCCTGCGCCCGGCATGCCACGCCGACGACGGATGGAAACTCATCGTCGCCGACGCCGCGCAGTTGGAGCCGCGAGTTCTCGCCGCGATGTCACACGACGACGGCATGGCCTCCGCCGCGGGTGCCGACGACCTCTACGCCGCGCTCGCGCCCACCTTCGACGGCAGCCGCGACGACGCCAAGATCGCCCTGCTGTCGGCGATGTACGGCGGAACCGCCGGTAACGCGAGCGCGCTGCTGGCCGTCATGAAACGGCGTTTCCCCCGTGCGTGGGACTACGTGCAAACCGCGGCGCACACCGGCGAGACCGGCGGACTCGTGAGCACCTGGCTGGGACGCACCTGTCCACCGCCCAGCAACAACTGGTGGAACAAACGCACCGAAAGCACCCGGGCCATCCGGGACCGGGGACGGTTCACCCGCAACTTCGTGGTCCAGGGAACCGCCGCCGAATGGGCGCTGACAATGATGGCGTACCTACGCGGTCGACTTCGTGACCTGGGTGAACTCGTGTTCTTCCAACACGACGAGATCATCATCCACTGCCCCGGGGACAACGCCGAACAGATCCGGGAGTTCATTCAGGACGCCGCCGACGCCGCCACCCGAGTGTTGTTTCAGGACACCCCGGTGCGGATTCCGTTGACCGGGAAGATCGTGGATCACTATGGCGAAGCCAAGTAA
- a CDS encoding GNAT family N-acetyltransferase, which yields MRFDRQTPLVLRPWRRADAPAVLAAFSALDMAQQAGEPIVDLASANRWLDWACGKTTRQTGFVFAVTAADDVPVGNIAVTNVDTHDCAWVSYWVASAARGCGVAADSLAAMVPWVHDVAGIYRLELGHRVNNPASGGVARRAGFISEGVERAKLCYGGERFDVESYARLSTDPRIPPRREVVLAVDAGWSSV from the coding sequence ATGCGTTTCGATCGACAGACCCCTCTGGTGTTGCGGCCGTGGCGTCGGGCAGACGCACCGGCCGTGCTGGCCGCGTTCTCGGCTCTGGACATGGCTCAGCAGGCGGGTGAGCCGATCGTCGATCTGGCGTCGGCGAACCGTTGGCTGGATTGGGCGTGTGGCAAGACGACTCGGCAGACCGGTTTCGTGTTCGCGGTGACCGCTGCCGACGACGTCCCGGTGGGGAACATTGCGGTGACCAATGTGGATACCCATGACTGTGCGTGGGTGTCGTACTGGGTGGCCTCGGCGGCTCGCGGCTGCGGGGTCGCCGCCGACTCGTTGGCGGCGATGGTGCCGTGGGTTCACGATGTGGCCGGGATCTACCGACTTGAGCTGGGACACCGGGTGAACAATCCGGCCTCCGGCGGGGTGGCTCGGCGCGCGGGATTCATCTCGGAGGGAGTGGAGCGGGCGAAGTTGTGTTACGGCGGCGAACGGTTCGATGTCGAGTCCTACGCCCGGCTGTCAACCGACCCGCGGATTCCGCCCAGGCGTGAGGTGGTGTTGGCCGTCGACGCCGGTTGGTCGAGCGTGTGA
- the der gene encoding ribosome biogenesis GTPase Der, with amino-acid sequence MTDDLTMTADDTTTTAAPVVAVVGRPNVGKSTLVNRLIGRRQAVVEDTPGVTRDRIAYDAIWNGRRFTVVDTGGWEPDAEGRAAAIAAQAEVAISTADVIILVIDAQVGATDADEAAVRILHRTRKPVILVANKVDDTRAESDAAVLWSLGLGEPYPVSALHGRGSGDLLDIIQDRLPELPSADGDIESGPRRVALVGRPNVGKSSLLNRLAGEDRVVVDSVAGTTVDPVDSLIELDDEDWRFVDTAGLRKRVKQASGTEFYASLRTQAAVEAAEVAVVLLDAAEPISEQDQRVLSQVVEAGRALVIAFNKWDLVDDDRRHYLTREIERELRRITWAPRVNVSALTGRAVAKLAPALRTALAGWEQRIPTGELNQWISGLIQARPHPIRGGKAPKVLFMTQAGIRPPKFVLFTSGQLDPQYIRFIERRLREDFGFTGSPISITVKAREKRGKPGRH; translated from the coding sequence ATGACCGACGACTTGACCATGACCGCCGACGACACCACGACGACGGCGGCGCCCGTCGTCGCGGTGGTCGGGCGGCCCAACGTCGGCAAGTCGACCCTTGTGAACCGGCTCATCGGTCGTCGCCAAGCCGTCGTCGAGGACACCCCCGGGGTCACCCGGGACCGAATCGCCTACGACGCCATCTGGAACGGCCGCCGCTTCACCGTCGTCGACACCGGAGGATGGGAACCCGACGCCGAAGGACGCGCCGCCGCCATCGCGGCGCAGGCCGAGGTCGCCATCTCCACGGCCGACGTCATCATCCTGGTGATCGACGCCCAAGTCGGAGCCACCGACGCCGACGAGGCGGCCGTCAGGATCCTGCACCGCACCAGGAAACCCGTCATCCTGGTGGCCAACAAGGTCGACGACACCCGCGCCGAATCCGACGCCGCCGTCCTGTGGTCACTGGGCCTGGGCGAGCCGTACCCGGTCTCGGCGCTTCACGGCCGCGGCTCCGGCGACCTGCTCGACATCATCCAGGACCGGCTACCCGAGCTGCCCTCCGCCGACGGTGACATCGAATCCGGACCACGCCGAGTCGCGTTGGTGGGGCGGCCCAACGTCGGCAAGTCCAGCCTTCTCAACCGACTGGCCGGCGAAGACCGTGTCGTCGTCGACTCGGTCGCCGGAACCACCGTCGACCCCGTCGACAGTCTGATCGAACTCGACGACGAGGACTGGCGCTTCGTCGACACCGCTGGACTGCGTAAACGCGTGAAGCAGGCCTCCGGTACCGAGTTCTACGCCTCACTGCGCACCCAGGCCGCCGTCGAGGCCGCCGAGGTCGCCGTCGTCCTGCTCGACGCCGCCGAACCCATCAGCGAACAAGACCAACGAGTACTGTCGCAAGTGGTCGAAGCGGGCCGGGCGCTGGTGATCGCGTTCAACAAGTGGGACCTCGTCGACGACGACCGTCGCCACTACCTGACCCGCGAAATCGAACGCGAACTGCGCCGCATCACCTGGGCGCCCCGCGTCAACGTCTCCGCGCTCACCGGCCGAGCCGTCGCCAAACTCGCTCCGGCACTGCGCACCGCGCTGGCCGGCTGGGAACAGCGCATCCCCACCGGCGAACTCAACCAGTGGATCTCCGGACTCATTCAGGCCCGACCCCACCCGATCCGCGGTGGCAAGGCGCCCAAGGTGTTGTTCATGACCCAGGCCGGGATCCGGCCGCCGAAGTTCGTTCTGTTCACCTCCGGACAGCTGGATCCGCAGTACATCCGGTTCATCGAACGGCGCCTGCGGGAGGACTTCGGGTTCACCGGATCGCCGATCTCGATCACGGTGAAGGCGCGCGAGAAGCGCGGAAAGCCGGGCCGCCACTAG
- the cmk gene encoding (d)CMP kinase, which produces MPTTTQFDGVIAIDGPSGSGKSSVSRRLATELGAACLDTGAMYRAVTLAVMRSGVSLSDTATIMKVIEGTRFEFGTNPADRYTRIDDVLVDADIRGPEVTGQVSAVSAVPEVRKYLITAQREIIAAAEHGIVVEGRDIGEVVAPDADLKIYLTADPAERARRRSSQDGSDLAATAADIKRRDTADAKTTRPHDAAPGAVVVDTTHLDLDQVLTALHELIAHGGTA; this is translated from the coding sequence GTGCCTACCACCACCCAGTTCGACGGGGTCATCGCCATCGACGGACCGTCGGGCTCCGGCAAGTCCAGCGTCTCCCGCCGGCTCGCGACCGAACTAGGTGCCGCCTGCCTGGACACCGGTGCCATGTACCGCGCGGTGACCCTCGCCGTCATGCGATCAGGCGTCAGTCTCAGCGACACCGCCACCATCATGAAAGTCATCGAAGGCACCCGCTTCGAGTTCGGTACCAACCCCGCCGACCGCTACACCCGCATCGATGACGTCCTCGTCGACGCCGACATCCGCGGTCCCGAGGTCACCGGCCAGGTCTCCGCCGTCTCCGCCGTCCCCGAGGTGCGCAAATACCTCATCACCGCGCAACGCGAGATCATCGCCGCCGCCGAGCACGGCATCGTGGTCGAAGGCCGCGACATCGGAGAAGTCGTCGCACCCGACGCCGACCTCAAGATCTACCTGACCGCCGACCCCGCCGAACGGGCACGTCGGCGCAGCAGCCAGGACGGCTCCGACCTCGCCGCCACCGCCGCCGACATCAAGCGACGCGACACCGCCGACGCCAAGACCACCCGGCCTCACGACGCCGCGCCGGGAGCCGTCGTGGTCGACACCACTCACCTCGACCTCGACCAAGTACTGACCGCACTTCACGAACTCATCGCCCACGGGGGAACCGCATGA
- a CDS encoding SDR family NAD(P)-dependent oxidoreductase: protein MRITGSTVLITGASMGIGAATAAEFAHYGANVLLVARSADKLTSLAGEITRRGGIAHIHPADVATPEAVTELITEITDEHGTPDILVNNAGAGRFTYIDDTSPAEFHAMAAVPYLAAGYLTTAVAPAMIKRGSGHIVNVNSPVSRVVWPASAGYAASRWGLRGLTEGLRVDLAGTGVGVTEVIPGEVASEYFTNNPGSSQNIPKISRLMPRLTCQQVATRLVRAVACERREVVFPPLLRAMTTTARLAPRLVSRVVAATGTKRRNR, encoded by the coding sequence ATGCGAATCACCGGCAGCACCGTCCTCATCACCGGCGCCTCCATGGGTATCGGCGCCGCCACCGCCGCCGAATTCGCTCACTACGGAGCAAACGTCCTGCTCGTGGCCCGAAGTGCCGACAAACTCACCAGCCTGGCCGGTGAGATAACCCGCCGCGGTGGAATCGCCCACATCCATCCCGCCGACGTCGCCACCCCCGAAGCCGTGACCGAACTCATCACCGAGATAACCGACGAACACGGCACACCCGACATCCTGGTCAACAACGCCGGAGCCGGGCGCTTCACCTACATCGACGACACCAGCCCCGCCGAATTCCACGCCATGGCCGCCGTCCCTTATCTGGCCGCCGGATACCTCACCACCGCGGTCGCCCCCGCCATGATCAAACGAGGTAGCGGACACATCGTCAACGTCAACTCACCGGTGTCACGCGTGGTGTGGCCCGCCAGCGCCGGATACGCCGCCAGCCGCTGGGGACTGCGGGGCCTCACCGAAGGACTACGCGTCGACCTGGCCGGTACCGGAGTCGGCGTCACCGAGGTCATCCCCGGCGAAGTCGCCTCCGAGTACTTCACCAACAACCCCGGCTCGTCGCAGAACATCCCCAAGATCTCGCGCCTGATGCCCCGGCTCACCTGCCAACAGGTCGCCACCCGCCTCGTCCGCGCCGTCGCCTGCGAACGACGCGAAGTCGTCTTCCCGCCACTGCTGCGGGCAATGACCACCACCGCACGCCTGGCACCGCGACTGGTGAGCCGCGTCGTCGCCGCCACCGGAACCAAACGCCGAAACCGATAG
- a CDS encoding quaternary amine ABC transporter ATP-binding protein, translated as MSNNPDVADGDGQPAITVESVYKIFGRRAARAVEALSDGQHRDTIKNLDVTAAVIDADFEVRPGEIFVVMGLSGSGKSTLIRMLNGLLEPTSGSVSVDGVVLNNLPAKQLRQLRRDKISMVFQHFALLPHRTVFDNVAFGLEVAGHPAAFRAEKATEAIEMVGLTGWEDKLPSQLSGGMRQRVGLARALAAGTDIMLMDEAFSALDPLIRREIQDQLLVLQKQLQKTIVFITHDLNEAMRLGDRIAVMRDGRIVQIGTAEEILTQPANDYVAEFIADVDRTRVLTAASVMDPPPTGSVDKSGVVVGEDTPVADLFGPVSESNLPLQVTNADGRLVGVIPRLTLLNALSQVNGEVSSDDDASSNEGEVATA; from the coding sequence GTGTCAAACAACCCTGATGTAGCCGATGGCGATGGCCAACCGGCGATCACGGTGGAATCGGTGTACAAGATCTTCGGACGCCGTGCGGCTCGTGCCGTCGAGGCGTTGTCGGATGGTCAGCACCGCGACACCATTAAGAATTTGGATGTCACCGCGGCTGTCATCGACGCCGACTTCGAGGTGCGTCCCGGCGAGATCTTCGTGGTCATGGGCCTGTCGGGTTCGGGAAAGTCCACGCTGATCCGCATGTTGAACGGCCTGCTGGAGCCGACCTCCGGGTCGGTGTCGGTGGATGGCGTGGTGTTGAACAACCTGCCCGCCAAGCAGCTGCGGCAGCTACGACGCGACAAGATCAGCATGGTGTTCCAGCACTTCGCGTTGCTGCCGCACCGGACGGTCTTCGACAACGTCGCGTTCGGCCTCGAAGTGGCCGGCCATCCGGCGGCCTTTCGCGCGGAGAAGGCGACCGAGGCCATCGAGATGGTGGGGCTGACCGGCTGGGAGGACAAGCTGCCGTCGCAGTTGTCCGGTGGCATGCGGCAGCGAGTCGGTCTGGCTCGCGCGTTGGCCGCCGGCACCGACATCATGCTGATGGATGAGGCGTTCTCGGCGCTGGACCCGTTGATTCGGCGGGAGATCCAGGATCAGTTGCTGGTGTTGCAGAAGCAGCTGCAGAAGACCATCGTGTTCATCACTCACGATCTCAACGAGGCGATGCGGCTGGGTGACCGGATCGCCGTCATGCGGGATGGTCGGATCGTGCAGATCGGTACGGCCGAGGAGATCCTGACGCAACCGGCCAACGACTACGTGGCCGAGTTCATCGCCGATGTGGACCGCACGCGGGTGTTGACGGCGGCGTCGGTGATGGATCCGCCGCCGACCGGTTCGGTCGACAAGTCGGGGGTCGTCGTCGGCGAGGACACCCCGGTGGCGGATCTGTTCGGTCCGGTTTCGGAGTCGAACCTGCCGTTGCAGGTGACCAACGCCGATGGCCGACTGGTGGGTGTGATCCCCCGGTTGACGCTGTTGAACGCGTTGAGCCAGGTCAACGGCGAGGTCAGTTCCGATGATGACGCTTCCAGCAACGAAGGTGAGGTGGCGACGGCATGA